A stretch of Ciconia boyciana chromosome 36, ASM3463844v1, whole genome shotgun sequence DNA encodes these proteins:
- the PRF1 gene encoding perforin-1, with product MAVPRRPLSGLWLLSLLSLQRWSPGTPQCHRARGDACAAPLAPGTQMLGWGLDVTTLSPAGGQVLLVGEVPTGPAGHCLLCPDPLAGGRPRRLPAGVAGWRAGRQCRQGARVAAGGRAVGTVVAGTEKVAQGWQVGLGAVAPPGVQATLTVAGSHSRVAEFGLQRQREDRYAFASLEMHCVHYWWDLGLPHARPSPHFLRAVRALPPHFTPDTAADYGELLAAYGTHYIWAAQLGGRLRAVTAIRSCRATMSGASAQEVADCLGVEVAAGGGIGRASAMASACRRAQASNEANATFNEVYSERLVEVEGGEQHGDLLYGRPEAYTRWLQGLPNVPGLVASSVRPLHTLLPRREPRRAALRAAVSHYISWRALRVNCSRACAGGHLVGPCQCGCPANAAITTDCCSRHRGMARLMVVVGRGQGWKGDYFSKTDAYVRVIFGRQKVQTATVWNNNKPHWGARLDLGMVALPPSAQLRLEVWDEDHKWDDDLLGVCEQPVEAGGNRAVVCFPGGGRLEFSYQATCGPSLGGPLCHDYVPQPPEGDGWLYRFSQWPPRPGDGPVDWPSQDEEEEEEDGPENPDLAAFWGSLEAPRANGSSAEPQETETGFGEAFGDHLDPLDEPTDAFGDLPEPLFGFGEGPSEVDPPPGSGEAPPDPWGPSPPSRRLLQTHRVHPPLRGGSSRPIGSIPPSRRLLQTHRVHPPLRGGSSRPIGSIPPFEEAPPDPWGPSPPSRRLLQTHRVHPPLRGGSSRPIGSIPPSRRLLQTHRVHPHLRGGSSRPIGSIPPFEEAPPDP from the exons ATGGCCGTCCCCCGGCGTCCCCTCTCCGGCCTCTGGCTCCTGTCCCTCCTGTCCCTCCAGCGCTggtccccggggaccccccagtGCCACCGCGCCCGGGGGGACGCCTGCGCCGCCCCGCTGGCCCCCGGCACCCagatgctgggctgggggctggacGTCACCACCCTCAGCCCCGCCGGTGGCCAGGTCCTGCTGGTCGGGGAGGTCCCCACCGGCCCGGCGGGccactgcctgctctgcccGGACCCCCTGGCCGGGGGGCGAccgcggcggctgccggccgGCGTGGCGGGGTGGCGGGCGGGGCGGCAGTGCCGGCAGGGCGCGCgggtggcggcgggcggccgggcggtGGGGACGGTGGTGGCCGGGACGGAGAAGGTGGCCCAGGGGTGGCAGGTGGGTCTGGGGGCGGTGGCCCCACCGGGGGTGCAGGCGACCTTGACCGTAGCCGGGTCCCACTCGCGGGTGGCCGAGTTCGGGCTGCAGCGGCAGCGGGAGGACCGCTACGCCTTCGCCAGCCTGGAGATGCACTGCGTCCACTACTGGTGG GACCTGGGTCTCCCCCATGCCCGCCCGTCCCCCCACTTCCTCCGCGCCGTGCGGGCCCTGCCCCCCCACTTCACCCCTGACACGGCGGCCGACTACGGGGAGCTGCTGGCCGCCTACGGCACCCACTACATCTGGGCGGCCCAACTGGGCGGGCGCCTGCGGGCCGTCACCGCCATCCGCTCCTGCCGGGCCACCATGTCGGGCGCCAGCGCCCAGGAAGTGGCCGATTGCTTAGGCGTGGAGGTGGCGGCCGGCGGAGGCATCGGGCGAGCCAGCGCCATGGCCTCCGCGTGCCGCCGGGCCCAGGCGAGCAACGAAGCCAACGCCACCTTCAACGAGGTCTACAGCGAGCGGCTGGTGGAGGTGGAAGGAGGCGAGCAACATGGCGACCTACTCTACGGCAGGCCTGAGGCCTACACAAGATGGCTGCAAGGCCTCCCCAACGTCCCGGGGCTGGTGGCGTCCAGCGTCCGGCCCCTCCACACCCTCCTGCCCCGGCGTgagccccggcgggcggcgctACGGGCGGCCGTCAGCCATTACATCTCCTGGCGGGCCTTGCGGGTCAACTGCAGCCGGGCTTGCGCCGGCGGCCATCTTGTCGGGCCCTGTCAATGCGGCTGCCCCGCCAACGCCGCCATCACCACCGACTGCTGCTCGCGGCATCGGGGGATGGCGCGgttgatggtggtggtggggcgTGGGCAGGGCTGGAAGGGGGACTACTTTTCGAAGACCGACGCCTACGTCCGGGTGATTTTTGGGAGGCAAAAGGTGCAGACGGCCACGGTGTGGAACAACAACAAGCCACACTGGGGGGCCCGGTTGGATTTGGGGATGGTGGCGTTGCCCCCCAGCGCCCAGCTGAGGCTGGAGGTGTGGGACGAGGACCACAAGTGGGACGACGACTTACTGGGGGTCTGCGAGCAGCCGGTGGAAGCCGGGGGGAACCGGGCGGTCGTCTGCTTCCCCGGGGGCGGGCGCCTGGAGTTCAGCTACCAGGCGACCTGCGGACCCTCCCTGGGGGGGCCCCTCTGCCACGACTACGTGCCACAGCCCCCCGAGGGGGACGGGTGGCTCTACCGCTTCTCCCAGTGGCCACCCAGGCCCGGAGATGGACCCGTGGACTGGCCCAGCcaagatgaggaggaggaggaggaggatggccCTGAGAACCCCGACCTTGCAGCCTtctgggggtccctggaggCCCCCAGGGCCAATGGCTCCTCTGCTGAACCCCAAGAGACGGAGACGGGTTTTGGGGAGGCCTTCGGAGACCACCTGGATCCGCTGGATGAGCCCACAGATGCCTTTGGGGACCTCCCGGAGCCTTTGTTTGGCTTTGGGGAGGGTCCTTCGGAGGTGGATCCACCGCCCGGCTCTGGGGAGGCTCCTCCAGACCCATGGGGTCCATCCCCCCCTTCGAGGAGGCTCCTCCAGACCCATAGGGTCCATCCCCCGCTTCGAGGAGGCTCCTCCAGACCCATAGGGTCCATCCCCCCTTCGAGGAGGCTCCTCCAGACCCATAGGGTCCATCCCCCGCTTCGAGGAGGCTCCTCCAGACCCATAGGGTCCATCCCCCCCTTCGAGGAGGCTCCTCCAGACCCATGGGGTCCATCCCCCCCTTCGAGGAGGCTCCTCCAGACCCATAGGGTCCATCCCCCGCTTCGAGGAGGCTCCTCCAGACCCATAGGGTCCATCCCCCCTTCGAGGAGGCTCCTCCAGACCCATAGGGTCCATCCCCACCTTCGAGGAGGCTCCTCCAGACCCATAGGGTCCATCCCCCCCTTCGAGGAGGCTCCTCCAGACCCATAG
- the LOC140645675 gene encoding uncharacterized protein: MGHSETANISQDLWGALKLPVTPQIYGAPRNYRRHPGSMGCPETARVSQDLWGTLKLPVSPQIYGAPRNYRRHPGSMGCPETARVSQDLWGTLDPTRSPQIYGSPPNCHRLPGPMGRPKSRGGPALAPRPGFLPVLPASCLRRARAIPRQRPQPHSPTGPMPQPRAMGGYPPACLAIALYAFLATYAAPLDSTIEATLWATTGSDPSTVATTSPLATMDHQTTPTATTGSKTSPLPTTGHQPAPVITTSPEPAVMTASAPSLALMAPTSPNNSLEATTGHHQVSVATTGHQLVLETTNGQQPAPKTTVTLQSTLETTTGHHLTLKATVAHQTTSRTSIGYLLTSETTMGHRPALKTSTGRQPAWKTPTGHRPASTAITSHQPAPKTTTAPHSVVPQTLGPPAPHESSRKWLLAVVATVAVLVALGLVVAVWLRCRRHRSGSTSFGPWAGPAQLPEDDGCGGAGPVTQPLVDTVATGQGGATLSTFQATSDSVAMEELPDPRGDPPVNGDPGVQGTSPPSPK, translated from the exons ATGGGGCACTCTGAAACTGCCAACATCTCCCAGGATCTATGGGGTGCCCTGAAACTGCCAGTGACTCCTCAGATCTATGGGGCTCCCCGAAACTACCGGCGTCACCCAGGATCTATGGGGTGCCCTGAAACCGCCAGAGTCTCCCAGGATCTATGGGGCACCCTGAAACTGCCAGTGTCTCCCCAGATCTATGGGGCTCCCCGAAACTACCGGCGTCACCCAGGATCTATGGGGTGCCCTGAAACCGCCAGAGTCTCCCAGGATCTATGGGGCACACTGGATCCAACACGGTCTCCCCAGATCTATGGGTCCCCCCCAAACTGCCATCGTCTCCCAGGACCTATGGGGCGCCCCAAAAGCCGTGGGGGCCCCGCCCTGGCTCCCCGCCCTGGCTTCCTGCCCGTGCTCCCCGCTTCCTGCCTGCGCCGCGCTCGCGCCATCCCCCGCCAACGGCCGCAGCCCCACAG TCCCACAGGTCCCATGCCGCAGCCCAGGGCCATGGGGGGCTACCCCCCAGCTTGTCTGGCCATAGCCCTCTACGCCTTCCTGGCCACCTACGCCGCCCCTCTGGACTCCACCATCGAGGCCACCCTGTGGGCCACCACGGGCTCTGACCCGTCCACGGTAGCCACCACGTCCCCGCTGGCCACCATGGACCACCAGACAACCCCAACGGCCACCACTGGCTCCAAAACATCCCCGTTGCCCACCACGGGCCACCAACCAGCTCCAGTGATCACCACCAGCCCTGAACCGGCCGTGATGACCGCCAGTGCCCCTTCACTGGCCCTGATGGCCCCCACCAGCCCCAATAACTCCCTGGAGGCCACCACCGGCCACCACCAAGTCTCAGTGGCCACCACGGGCCACCAACTGGTCTTGGAGACCACCAATGGCCAGCAACCAGCCCCGAAAACCACCGTCACCCTCCAGTCAACTTTGGAGACCACCACTGGCCACCACTTGACCTTGAAGGCCACCGTGGCCCATCAAACAACTTCAAGGACCTCCATTGGCTATCTACTGACCTCAGAGACCACCATGGGCCACCGACCAGCCTTGAAGACCTCCACAGGCCGCCAGCCAGCCTGGAAGACCCCCACCGGCCACCGCCCGGCCTCAACGGCCATCACCAGCCACCAACCAGCCCCGAAGACCACCACAGCCCCCCACTCAGTGGTCCCCCAGACGCTGGGTCCGCCGGCCCCCCACGAGAGCTCGAGGAAGTGGCTGCTGGCGGTGGTGGCCACGGTGGCCGTGTTGGtggccctggggctggtggtggcagTGTGGCTCCGCTGCCGGCGGCACCGCTCGGGCTCCACGTCCTTCGGGCCGTGGGCCGGCCCGGCTCAGCTCCCCGAGGACGACGGctgcgggggggcggggccggtgACCCAACCCTTGGTGGACACTGTGGCCACGGGGCAAGGGGGAGCCACGCTCAGCACCTTCCAAGCCACCTCCGACTCGGTGGCCATGGAGGAGCTGCCGGACCCCCGGGGGGACCCCCCAGTTAATGGGGACCCCGGCGTCCAGGGCacgtcccccccctccccgaaaTAA